The following proteins are co-located in the Desulfonauticus submarinus genome:
- a CDS encoding phosphoribosylanthranilate isomerase, with translation MIVKVCGITRLSDIKWLEKMEIDLIGFILYSKSPRKVELEFVDNLCTKLKKVGVVVDKGVHEIQNIMNKFDFVQLHGDYDFELCKELEAEKVIKVVWPERYDNVSLLKKELDIFLPFVKYFLFDAGKSLGGHGRIIEFGEWIKLLKDYPIFLAGGINPHNLGKILEIGPLGIDLNSGVESRPGIKSKEKVSSILKQINFKGEKND, from the coding sequence TTGATTGTCAAAGTATGTGGTATTACACGTTTATCTGATATAAAATGGCTAGAAAAGATGGAAATAGATTTAATAGGGTTTATTTTGTATTCAAAAAGTCCTAGGAAAGTAGAATTAGAATTTGTTGATAATCTTTGTACTAAACTTAAAAAGGTTGGTGTTGTTGTAGATAAGGGAGTACATGAAATACAAAATATAATGAATAAATTTGATTTTGTTCAATTGCATGGAGATTATGACTTTGAATTATGTAAGGAACTTGAGGCAGAAAAAGTGATTAAAGTGGTTTGGCCAGAAAGATATGATAATGTTAGTTTGTTGAAAAAGGAATTGGATATATTTTTGCCTTTTGTGAAATATTTTTTATTTGATGCAGGTAAATCTTTAGGAGGGCATGGGAGGATTATTGAGTTTGGAGAATGGATAAAACTTCTTAAGGATTATCCTATTTTTTTAGCTGGAGGTATAAATCCCCACAATTTAGGAAAGATACTAGAGATTGGTCCTTTAGGAATAGATTTAAACTCTGGAGTAGAGAGTAGACCAGGGATTAAAAGTAAAGAAAAAGTTAGCTCTATTTTAAAGCAAATTAACTTTAAAGGAGAAAAAAATGACTAA
- a CDS encoding indole-3-glycerol-phosphate synthase, producing MLNKFKKSKLKEIKILVDLKFHNKFPPEWGKNKESFSKAISNSLDKINIIAEFKKASPSLGNINSKADLENVLVFYKEGGAIAFSILTEENYFAGKIDFLYRAALFGLPILRKDFIFHPLQVEITATTPASAVLLIVRLFEDMSDFERLYFYSLEKKLEPVVEVFSEKDLEIAKRVGAKIIQVNNRDLNSLKVNLETSYNLIKYKEDNEIWISASGLSKRSVLVDLKNIGYDAFLIGTYLMKQEKICLTLRNLVYGGNN from the coding sequence ATGCTAAATAAGTTTAAAAAATCTAAGTTAAAAGAAATAAAAATACTAGTTGATTTGAAATTTCATAATAAATTTCCTCCTGAGTGGGGGAAAAATAAAGAATCGTTTTCCAAGGCTATTAGTAACTCCTTAGATAAGATAAACATTATAGCAGAATTTAAAAAGGCTTCTCCTTCTTTAGGAAATATTAATTCTAAGGCAGATTTGGAAAATGTGCTTGTTTTTTATAAAGAAGGAGGTGCTATAGCGTTTTCCATTTTAACAGAAGAGAATTATTTTGCTGGCAAGATAGACTTTTTATATCGTGCTGCGCTGTTTGGGCTTCCTATTTTACGAAAAGATTTTATTTTTCACCCCCTACAAGTAGAAATTACAGCAACTACACCAGCTTCTGCTGTTCTTTTAATTGTTAGATTGTTTGAAGATATGAGTGATTTTGAACGATTATATTTTTATTCTTTGGAAAAGAAGCTAGAACCAGTTGTAGAAGTGTTTTCTGAAAAGGATTTGGAAATAGCAAAACGCGTAGGGGCTAAGATTATTCAAGTAAATAATAGGGATTTAAATTCTTTAAAGGTGAATTTAGAAACTTCTTATAATTTAATAAAATATAAGGAAGATAATGAAATATGGATTTCAGCAAGTGGATTAAGTAAAAGAAGCGTGTTGGTTGATTTAAAAAATATTGGATATGATGCTTTTTTAATAGGCACATATTTAATGAAGCAAGAAAAAATATGCTTAACTTTAAGAAATCTTGTTTATGGAGGTAATAATTGA
- the trpD gene encoding anthranilate phosphoribosyltransferase produces MEVINVCLDRLSKGRDLDYQLSRQAFERIFENKVSPVQTAALLMGLSAKRETEDEILGAVDVALDKARKVKGLGQILVDTCGTGGDGKKSFNCSTAVAFFLADMGIQVVKHGNRAISSTCGSADVVEALDLPIVQEESLVQQELKKRNFVFLFAPYFHPCFANVAPIRKELGVRTLFNLIGPLLNPAFPTHQIIGVPNQEFLPLVARVLAKKENIKKGCVVYGAKGFDELTPCGINKIYFVENGSIFSFELNPADYGFPIVEEEKLMCSTKEEAILLQKQVLLGRGPKELKAMVALNLGCVLYLLKGKDLGLCFQEAREKVNTGVNSLFSKEQLC; encoded by the coding sequence ATGGAAGTTATAAATGTCTGTCTTGATCGGCTTAGTAAAGGAAGAGATCTGGACTATCAGTTAAGTAGGCAGGCCTTTGAAAGAATTTTTGAAAACAAAGTTTCTCCTGTACAAACAGCAGCCCTTTTAATGGGACTTAGTGCTAAAAGAGAAACAGAAGATGAGATTTTAGGTGCTGTGGATGTGGCTTTAGATAAAGCGAGGAAAGTAAAGGGACTTGGACAAATTTTAGTGGATACTTGTGGTACAGGTGGAGATGGTAAAAAAAGCTTTAATTGTTCTACTGCGGTGGCGTTTTTTTTAGCAGATATGGGGATACAAGTAGTAAAACATGGTAATAGGGCTATTTCTAGCACCTGTGGGAGTGCCGATGTTGTAGAGGCCTTAGATTTGCCTATTGTTCAGGAAGAAAGTTTAGTCCAACAAGAATTGAAAAAAAGAAATTTTGTTTTTTTATTTGCTCCTTATTTTCATCCTTGCTTTGCTAATGTAGCGCCTATTAGAAAAGAACTTGGAGTAAGGACCCTATTTAATCTTATAGGCCCTCTTTTAAATCCTGCATTTCCCACACATCAAATTATAGGAGTTCCTAATCAAGAATTTCTACCTTTAGTGGCAAGGGTGTTAGCTAAGAAAGAGAATATCAAAAAAGGATGCGTAGTATATGGAGCAAAAGGATTTGATGAATTAACACCTTGTGGAATCAATAAAATATATTTTGTTGAAAATGGCTCTATTTTTTCATTTGAATTAAATCCAGCTGACTATGGATTCCCTATAGTAGAAGAGGAAAAGTTAATGTGTTCTACTAAAGAGGAGGCTATCTTGCTTCAAAAACAAGTTCTATTAGGCAGGGGGCCAAAAGAATTAAAAGCTATGGTAGCGTTAAATCTAGGGTGCGTCTTGTATTTGTTAAAAGGAAAGGATTTAGGTTTGTGTTTTCAAGAAGCTAGAGAAAAGGTCAATACAGGAGTTAATAGTTTGTTTTCTAAGGAGCAATTATGCTAA
- a CDS encoding anthranilate synthase component I family protein has translation MIVLEQEAKILSADTQTPVSLFLDLIGKKPGILLESAEIDGRLGKYSLLAWDFILEARCVAGKLKLKIGDSSLKSFLDFQGESFLDGLQNLLDNLKIISPKNIFCPFLTRSLIGYLGYGLASHFEPKLTPFLPVEEAEACLVLPSKLLLFEHLYHRCIFISLSGHGDLPRPKRRREHPDIKVGKLKFLFSKQKFQEAVIKTKKLIQQGEAIQVVLSTRFEASFKGDEFTVYRRLRSINPSPYSFFMRFETETLLGCSPELMVKCEKNLLELRPIAGTRPRGKTEQEDIELSKELLSDPKERAEHVMLVDLGRNDLGKISAKGSVRVEKFMQVEKFSHVMHLTSYLRSTLKSGLKAIDVLKATFPAGTVSGAPKIRAMEIIAELEPHSRGPYAGAIGWLGLDKEWVSLDTGITIRTLWFRKGKVYGQAGAGIVFDSNPEKEWQECQNKAKAILKSLKIQGGTDDFVNRQL, from the coding sequence ATGATTGTTTTAGAGCAAGAAGCAAAAATCTTATCAGCAGATACTCAAACCCCTGTATCTCTTTTTTTAGATTTAATTGGTAAGAAACCAGGTATATTATTAGAAAGTGCAGAAATTGATGGAAGACTTGGCAAGTATAGTCTATTGGCCTGGGACTTCATTTTAGAAGCAAGATGTGTGGCTGGTAAATTAAAATTAAAAATAGGAGATAGCTCTTTAAAGTCTTTTTTGGACTTTCAAGGGGAGAGTTTTTTAGATGGATTGCAAAATTTGCTAGATAATTTAAAAATTATATCCCCGAAAAACATTTTCTGTCCTTTTTTAACGAGATCCTTAATTGGCTATCTTGGATATGGGTTAGCCTCTCATTTTGAGCCAAAATTAACCCCATTTTTACCTGTAGAGGAAGCAGAAGCCTGTTTAGTGCTTCCCTCAAAATTATTGTTGTTTGAGCATTTGTACCATCGTTGTATTTTTATTTCTTTAAGTGGACATGGAGATTTACCACGGCCTAAAAGAAGAAGAGAACACCCAGATATTAAAGTAGGAAAATTAAAATTTCTTTTTTCTAAACAGAAATTTCAAGAAGCTGTAATAAAAACAAAGAAACTTATTCAACAGGGAGAGGCCATCCAAGTAGTATTATCTACTCGTTTTGAGGCGTCTTTTAAGGGAGATGAATTCACAGTCTATCGTCGTTTAAGGTCAATTAATCCATCACCTTATAGTTTTTTTATGCGTTTTGAGACAGAGACATTGTTGGGATGTTCGCCTGAATTAATGGTTAAGTGTGAAAAGAATCTCTTAGAATTAAGACCAATTGCTGGCACTCGCCCTAGAGGAAAAACTGAACAAGAAGATATAGAACTATCAAAAGAACTCTTATCAGATCCAAAAGAAAGAGCTGAGCATGTGATGTTGGTTGATTTAGGAAGAAATGACTTGGGGAAAATATCTGCTAAAGGTAGTGTAAGAGTAGAAAAATTTATGCAGGTGGAGAAATTTTCTCATGTAATGCATCTTACCTCTTATTTAAGATCTACATTAAAATCAGGATTAAAAGCCATTGATGTGCTTAAAGCGACTTTTCCAGCAGGGACTGTTTCTGGTGCTCCAAAAATAAGGGCTATGGAAATTATAGCTGAACTAGAACCACATTCTAGAGGTCCTTATGCAGGAGCAATTGGTTGGCTCGGTTTAGACAAAGAATGGGTAAGTTTAGATACTGGCATCACCATTAGAACATTGTGGTTTAGAAAAGGAAAGGTCTATGGGCAGGCTGGGGCAGGGATTGTGTTTGACTCTAATCCTGAAAAAGAGTGGCAGGAATGTCAAAATAAAGCCAAGGCAATATTAAAGTCTTTAAAAATTCAGGGAGGAACTGATGATTTTGTTAATAGACAATTATGA